Proteins from one Ahaetulla prasina isolate Xishuangbanna chromosome 2, ASM2864084v1, whole genome shotgun sequence genomic window:
- the LOC131193265 gene encoding C-type lectin domain family 2 member D-like isoform X1, whose protein sequence is MEGEIKDIDSGCGVCWIPEVTTPASSGSSDAKTARNADKNKGSGDSGYCDPLTSEVTTASSSGSSDTKRARNAVLCKRTADKKFITAAAVVVILIIVVILLAVKKTETYLPCPLLASQSVACPDFWIGYRGKCFYTSNEEMNWSLSLKICSSFNASLAVIDTQNELDFWVEIFSPFHYWFGLSREVNQTWKWSNGTEFKNWFPVRGEGFCAYINGKGADSTMCSMEKLFLCSRPESCRKTG, encoded by the exons ATATTGATTCTGGATGTGGTGTTTGTTGGATTCCTGAGGTGACAACTCCTGCTTCTTCTGGAAGCTCTGATGCAAAGACGGCAAGAAATGCTGATAAAAATAAAG GGTCAGGAGATTCTGGATATTGTGATCCGTTGACTTCTGAAGTGACAACTGCATCTTCTTCTGGAAGCTCTGATACAAAGCGTGCAAGAAATGCTG TTCTATGTAAGCGCACTGCAGACAAGAAATTCATTACAGCAGCAGCTGTTGTGGTCATTTTGATCATTGTTGTAATTTTATTGGCTG ttaaaaaaacagaaacatatCTGCCTTGTCCTCTCCTTGCGAGCCAAAGTGTTGCCTGCCCAGATTTCTGGATTGGATACAGAGGAAAATGTTTTTATACATCAAATGAAGAAATGAATTGGTCTCTCAGTTTAAAGATCTGTTCTTCATTTAATGCTTCCTTGGCTGTGATTGATACTCAGAATGAATTG GATTTTTGGGTAGAAATTTTCAGTCCGTTTCATTACTGGTTTGGTCTCTCAAGAGAAGTTAACCAGACCTGGAAATGGTCCAATGGCACTGAGTTTAAAAATTG GTTTCCAGTGCGAGGAGAAGGTTTCTGTGCATATATAAATGGAAAAGGGGCTGATAGCACCATGTGTTCCATGGAGAAACTTTTTCTCTGCAGCCGGCCAGAAAGTTGCAGGAAAACTGGATAA
- the LOC131193265 gene encoding C-type lectin domain family 2 member D-like isoform X2 — MEGEIKGSGDSGYCDPLTSEVTTASSSGSSDTKRARNAVLCKRTADKKFITAAAVVVILIIVVILLAVKKTETYLPCPLLASQSVACPDFWIGYRGKCFYTSNEEMNWSLSLKICSSFNASLAVIDTQNELDFWVEIFSPFHYWFGLSREVNQTWKWSNGTEFKNWFPVRGEGFCAYINGKGADSTMCSMEKLFLCSRPESCRKTG; from the exons GGTCAGGAGATTCTGGATATTGTGATCCGTTGACTTCTGAAGTGACAACTGCATCTTCTTCTGGAAGCTCTGATACAAAGCGTGCAAGAAATGCTG TTCTATGTAAGCGCACTGCAGACAAGAAATTCATTACAGCAGCAGCTGTTGTGGTCATTTTGATCATTGTTGTAATTTTATTGGCTG ttaaaaaaacagaaacatatCTGCCTTGTCCTCTCCTTGCGAGCCAAAGTGTTGCCTGCCCAGATTTCTGGATTGGATACAGAGGAAAATGTTTTTATACATCAAATGAAGAAATGAATTGGTCTCTCAGTTTAAAGATCTGTTCTTCATTTAATGCTTCCTTGGCTGTGATTGATACTCAGAATGAATTG GATTTTTGGGTAGAAATTTTCAGTCCGTTTCATTACTGGTTTGGTCTCTCAAGAGAAGTTAACCAGACCTGGAAATGGTCCAATGGCACTGAGTTTAAAAATTG GTTTCCAGTGCGAGGAGAAGGTTTCTGTGCATATATAAATGGAAAAGGGGCTGATAGCACCATGTGTTCCATGGAGAAACTTTTTCTCTGCAGCCGGCCAGAAAGTTGCAGGAAAACTGGATAA